Proteins from a single region of Ischnura elegans chromosome 2, ioIscEleg1.1, whole genome shotgun sequence:
- the LOC124154159 gene encoding tRNA pseudouridine synthase Pus10, whose protein sequence is MRENQESQHDSIFECLTEIGCCERCSLRYIGVKDTSLYKNLSLIQDKFRKASSAEDENVENPPKRKKSCPCIACLDLLRDTEDYKTICDAVKAMGYDAKSFTCALSLPPSLQLREKSVLFFLSQRFPVVYSLSDFPNGFYNYVTLKDAWKWTYGTKIAEILNKKNDNSPSQDFFVEVNITYSDDEKECSCLLQMHADIFERRSKYPHKYGGEVFTRKSVEAALADTSQELFQQYYPCPPETPLVPAGYAPVSCYHNSLFVAGRYNKYSRILSQTPWVIDGERRVESSVQELISEIIVKAFKAQGSKFSASGREDVDVRTLGKGRPFAVELLDPHRVHVSPQELKDLQHEINNNAIGRIAIRDLQIVPKEELCKLKYGEEEKKKRYTALCVALTPPPPGALESLSEKVNDLVLHQKTPIRVLHRRPLAERLRTVHAATAEVVPSEGGSSESVHFILKLRTQAGTYVKEFVHGDFGRTEPSLGSLLGVEVDVLALDVEEIELDWPKEVE, encoded by the exons ATGCGTGAAAATCAAGAAAGTCAGCATGATTCAATTTTCGAGTGTCTTACGGAAATCGGCTGTTGCGAGCGTTGTTCCCTTCGTTACATTGGCGTAAAGGATACTAGCCTTTATAAGAATCTATCTTTGATTCAGGATAAG TTTCGTAAGGCATCGTCGGCCGAGGATGAAAATGTAGAAAATCCACCCAAAAGGAAGAAATCATGCCCTTGTATCGCTTGCTTGGATCTTCTGCGTGATACTGAAGATTATAAAACT ATATGTGATGCAGTCAAAGCCATGGGATATGATGCAAAGTCTTTCACTTGTGCCTTATCTCTGCCCCCTAGTCTTCAACTTAGGGAGAAATCAGTTCTCTTCTTCCTTTCTCAACGATTTCCTGTGGTTTATTCCTTGAGTGATTTTCCTAATG GTTTTTATAATTATGTTACCTTGAAAGATGCTTGGAAATGGACGTATGGAACCAAAATTGCAGAGAtacttaacaaaaaaaatgataacagtccctctcaagatttttttgttgaGGTTAATATCACTTACTCTGATGACGAGAAAGAATGCTCTTGTCT GCTTCAGATGCATGCTGATATTTTTGAGCGAAGGTCTAAGTATCCTCATAAGTACGGTGGTGAGGTTTTTACAAGGAAGTCAGTGGAAGCAGCACTTGCAGATACCTCCCAGGAACTTTTTCAGCAATATTATCCATGTCCCCCTGAGACTCCATTGGTACCGGCTGGCTATGCTCCAGTCTCATGTTATCATAATTCACTTTTTGTTGCTG gcCGCTATAACAAGTATTCACGGATTCTCAGTCAAACTCCATGGGTAATTGATGGGGAAAGAAGAGTTGAGTCATCAGTCCAAGAGCTGATCAGTGAAATAATTGTGAAGGCATTTAAGGCTCAag GTTCCAAGTTCTCTGCATCGGGAAGAGAGGATGTAGATGTAAGGACCCTGGGGAAAGGTCGTCCATTTGCTGTTGAACTTCTTGATCCACATAGGGTTCACGTTTCCCCTCAAGAATTGAAGGATTTACAGCATGAAATCAACAACAATGCAATTGGAAGAATTGCTATCAGAGATCTGCAAATTGTCCCCAA GGAAGAGCTGTGCAAACTCAAGTATGgtgaggaagagaagaagaagcgTTACACTGCTTTGTGCGTTGCATTGACTCCACCTCCCCCTGGTGCTCTGGAATCTCTTTCTGAGAAAGTTAATGACTTGGTTCTTCACCAAAAAACTCCTATTAGGGTGTTGCATCGACGTCCGTTAGCTGAAAGGCTTCGCACAGTCCACGCTGCAACTGCTGAGGTTGTACCCTCAGAAGGAGGATCTAGTGAGAGTGTACACTTCATTCTCAAGCTTAGAACCCAGGCTGGGACATACGTGAAGGAATTTGTTCATGGAGACTTTGGCCGCACTGAACCTAGTTTGGGAAGTTTGCTTGGTGTGGAAGTGGATGTGTTAGCTCTAGATGTTGAG GAAATTGAACTTGATTGGCCCAAAGAAGTGGAGTAA
- the LOC124154160 gene encoding uncharacterized protein C1orf198 homolog translates to MNSSLETVAEEYFNSLNHLAKRISSDIQVKRDAYEEIWQTLSRKEQRQVMDETIIHPEAVLKYAAYPQDNPDYEYFPKLRLQTGEKYVVDEEGGKGRSLTWRDEHSAPFSWMTQSQLNLNVFCNKVAVCESGSAPKQKPSPPRRKPKAAENFEPPSIVLGGSSLKTTSVSSQPKSPTEKEISKPALPEENFLSKLRSKTAVLKLPPKGRNSKASGSESENLVRPGGGNAIKIKPKTVIAKPKTPPPPPPSKQIREIHATDMKDVDRESTGTWEEPNLGGSREEEIALLTRLSENDGGKSHKPIACIEVESKNSSKCQDTITETGNLQQSGSAELLATFNVDLTNPSADIPKTGFEFLDNW, encoded by the exons ATGAATTCGTCTTTGGAGACAGTTGCAGAGGAATATTTCAATTCTCTAAATCATCTGGCGAAAAGAATTAGCTCAGATATTCAGGTGAAAAGAGATGCTTATGAAGAAATATGGCAGACACTCAGCAGAAAAGAGCAGAGGCAAGTAATGGATGAAACGATAATTCATCCAGAGGCTGTGTTGAAGTATGCGGCGTATCCGCAGGACAACCcagattatgaatattttccaaagctCCGTCTGCAGACTGGCGAGAAATATGTTGTTGATGAGGAGGGAGGCAAAGGAAGG AGTTTAACTTGGAGAGATGAGCATTCTGCACCATTTTCATGGATGACTCAAAGTCAGTTGAATTTGAATGTATTCTGCAACAAAGTTGCTGTCTGTGAATCTGGTTCTGCACCAAAACAGAAACCTAGCCCACCGAGAAGGAAACCTAAAGCTGCCGAAAACTTTGAACCTCCAAGTATTGTTCTTGGTGGCTCTAGCTTAAAAACAACAAGTGTTTCTAGCCAACCGAAGTCTCCCACTGAGAAAGAAATCAGCAAGCCTGCATTGccagaagaaaattttctttcgaagTTACGCAGTAAAACAGCTGTGCTGAAACTACCTCCAAAGGGTAGAAACTCAAAGGCTTCtggaagtgaaagtgaaaatttagTTCGTCCCGGGGGAGGAAATGCTATCAAAATAAAACCCAAAACTGTCATTGCAAAGCCTAAAACGCCACCCCCTCCACCTCCTTCGAAACAGATACGGGAAATACATGCCACAGATATGAAAGATGTGGATAGAGAAAGCACAGGCACTTGGGAAGAACCAAATCTTGGTGGCTCTCGTGAAGAGGAGATTGCATTGTTGACCCGTTTGAGTGAAAATGATGGTGGAAAATCTCATAAACCTATTGCCTGCATTGAAGTTGAAAGCAAAAATTCTTCTAAATGTCAAGACACTATAACTGAGACTGGTAATTTGCAGCAATCTGGATCTGCTGAACTCTTGGCTACATTCAATGTCGACCTTACCAATCCGTCGGCT GATATTCCAAAGACTGGTTTTGAATTCCTTGATAATTGGTAA